A single region of the Serinus canaria isolate serCan28SL12 chromosome 1, serCan2020, whole genome shotgun sequence genome encodes:
- the LOC108961930 gene encoding V-set domain containing T-cell activation inhibitor 1-like isoform X2 has translation MKWETALWMVACLLLASLPRGQLDTTCHAFVGETVVLPCTTTPPGELTLSKSRLYWQIGTKQLVHFFQNGQDSLEGQDEKFHGRTSLFLDQMKHGNLSLKISNVQLGDNAEYSCIYRQTENHQTKKFTIKLNVSALPRIEEPPSPSDQ, from the exons ATGAAATG GGAGACTGCTCTCTGGATGGTTGCCTGCTTACTGCTTGCATCTCTGCCCAGAG GTCAGCTGGACACCACGTGCCATGCATTTGTTGGAGAAACTGTGGTTCTGCCTTGCACCACCACCCCTCCTGGAGAGCTGACCCTTTCCAAGTCAAGGCTCTACTGGCAGATTGGCACCAAGCAGCTGGTGCACTTCTTTCAGAATGGGCAGGATTCACTGGAGGGCCAGGATGAAAAGTTCCATGGCAGAACCAGTCTTTTTCTGGACCAGATGAAGCATGGCAACCTTTCCTTAAAGATCTCCAATGTCCAGTTAGGGGATAATGCTGAATATTCCTGCATCTACAGACAGACTGAGAACCATCAAACAAAGAAATTTACAATTAAACTCAATGTATcag ctctgcctagGATTGAGGAGCCACCTTCCCCTTCTG ACCAGTAA
- the LOC108961930 gene encoding V-set domain containing T-cell activation inhibitor 1-like isoform X1: protein MKWETALWMVACLLLASLPRGQLDTTCHAFVGETVVLPCTTTPPGELTLSKSRLYWQIGTKQLVHFFQNGQDSLEGQDEKFHGRTSLFLDQMKHGNLSLKISNVQLGDNAEYSCIYRQTENHQTKKFTIKLNVSALPRIEEPPSPSEQNQIPSGSPMDVPSLAVLPLSFLLLVPLGLWHL from the exons ATGAAATG GGAGACTGCTCTCTGGATGGTTGCCTGCTTACTGCTTGCATCTCTGCCCAGAG GTCAGCTGGACACCACGTGCCATGCATTTGTTGGAGAAACTGTGGTTCTGCCTTGCACCACCACCCCTCCTGGAGAGCTGACCCTTTCCAAGTCAAGGCTCTACTGGCAGATTGGCACCAAGCAGCTGGTGCACTTCTTTCAGAATGGGCAGGATTCACTGGAGGGCCAGGATGAAAAGTTCCATGGCAGAACCAGTCTTTTTCTGGACCAGATGAAGCATGGCAACCTTTCCTTAAAGATCTCCAATGTCCAGTTAGGGGATAATGCTGAATATTCCTGCATCTACAGACAGACTGAGAACCATCAAACAAAGAAATTTACAATTAAACTCAATGTATcag ctctgcctagGATTGAGGAGCCACCTTCCCCTTCTG agcagaaccAGATTCCCTCCGGAAGCCCCATGGATGTGCCAAGTCTGGCTGTgcttcccctctccttcctcctcctggtcCCCCTGGGGCTTTGGCACTTGTAA